Below is a genomic region from Flammeovirgaceae bacterium SG7u.111.
ACAAAGACATAGATGCCGCACAGCTCAAGAAAAACCTTGCTGCTTTCTTGCAAGAAATAGTACCTGCTGCTGAAAAAGCCGGGGTAAAACTAGCCATCCACCCTGATGATCCTCCTCGTAGTATCTTAGGCTTGCCTAGAGTTGTAAGCACCGAACAAGATCTTCAAGACCTACTGGGCGCTATAGACAGCCCATCAAATGGCTTCTGTTTCTGCACCGGCTCTTATGGAGTAAGGGCAGATAACGATTTGCCAGGAATGGTAAAAAGGAATGGGGCAAAAATGCATTTCATTCACCTAAGAAGTACTCAAAGCGACGAGGAAGGAAACTTCTACGAAGCTAACCACCTAGAAGGCGATGTGGACATGTACAGCGTAGTGAAGGCTATAGTGGAAGAACAACTCAGAAGAAAAGCTGCTGGAGAAGGGGAAACCTCTATCCCTATGCGACCCGACCATGGTCACCAAATGCTAGATGATTTGCGTAAGAAGACTAACCCGGGCTATTCGGGCATTGGTCGTTTGCGTGGTCTTGCCGAGCTCAGAGGCCTAGAACTTGGCATTGAAAAAAGCATATAAAGGTTAAGGCCTTTAAAATATACATCCAAGCCTATGTTGATAAGCATTTAATCAATATAGGCTTTTTCTTTAGCCTGCTTTACTATCATTTTGTATGTGAAAGGTTAAAGCTCTAACTTTGTTTAATACTATCTATTTTTTTGAGCCAAACTATTAAACAATCCTTCTTATGGAAGAAAGTCCCAAAAAGAAAATCCGGAATAAAGAACACTCAAAGCAACTCTTGATAGATGCCGTTGGTACAATAATTATTCGCGATGGTTTTCAGAAAATTGGAATTAACGCTATTTCAAAAGAAGCCGGAGTAGATAAAGTGTTGATATATAGGTATTTTGGCAATCTTGATGGTTTGCTTAAAGCATTTGCCAAACAAAAAGATTATTGGCTAAACGTGGAAGAAAGGCTGGATATCCAAAAGCTAGAAGGCACGCCTCAAGACCTTAAAAATGTAGCTACCCAATTACATATCGATTTTTTCAGGACTATTTGGGAAAATAAAGAATACCAAGAGCTTCTTCGCTGGGGATTGGTAGATAAAAACAACTTAACAGAAGCACTTGCATTAGAGCATGCTGAGGTTGCAAAAAAGATATTAAGCTACTTCGCCAAAGTTTCTGAAAAAGCCGGGATAGATGTCTATGCCATAGGAGCCATTACCATCAGTAGCATTAATTACCTCGCCCTCCACTCCAAAACCAACGATACCTTTGGCAGTATCCATCTCAATACCGAAGAGGGAAAGAAAAGGATAGAAAAAGGTATAATTGACTTAATGGAACTGGTATTTGACAAAATAGAATCGGTGAATAAAGAGAAATAAAAAAGCGCCTTTCTAAAGAAAGACGCTTTCAGTATTTTATAAGATATATGATCTGACCTAGGAACTTGTAAAAGTCGCAAAGGGCTGACTCCTACATTACTTATTCTTGAACCACCAGCTTCTTAGCCAATTTTTCATTCTTAGACGAAACTGACAGGAAATACAACCCTGGTGTCAGTCTATTATTTGGGCTAATGCTCAACGTTTGTTGGGGCAACCCTACAGGCTCCAATGTTGTATGGAAAATAACTTTCCCGATGGTATTGTAAAGAGTGATCTCTACTGCAGCAGATTTGATACCCTCTATATCCAAGTTAATATGCTCTCCCCTCGATGGGTTCGGATACATTTTAAAATCAAGCTTTGCACTCGTATCTATTGCCTGGGCAACTTGTTCAGTATCCACAGATTTCTTTGCTGCTTTTACCAGCGCTTCACCAGCAAATGAGTTGAAGAATAACGCTATAAGCATCAAAGTGGTCATTCCCACTGCTTTCATGCGATATCCAAATATTTTTTTTCTAGTAGTCATTTTAGTCATATATCTATTTCCAATTATTTTATTTCAAATCGACAACAAGTAATTAATTACCTACTTCACTTATATATATGCTTCAAAAACGCAAAAGGTTGCCTTGAATTTCTTTTTTAACATAACTTAACTGCTTCTATATATTAAATGGGGATTTTTGTTAAAACGCCCCTAACAATTCAGTAAAAATTTTGAAATTTTTACTGAACACAAAAATAAGCAGTGTTCTGAAAGAACGAGAATTCCCAAATAATAATTCACAAAAAGGACATTAACTTTCTTTTATTGGTTGTGTCCTACAAGATCTGATGGGTATGGTTTCTGTTCAATATAACCATTTTCATTGCCATCTCATGGAACATGTTTTTCTTTGAAAAACATGTCGTCCTCCTGACGGTTCTTTTGTTCCTTGCCCCTAAAGACGTGTTGACCCCTTCGATATCCTTGGTGAAGCTTTTGCCTATCAGGTGCTTAGTATAGGGCAATACCTTGGCGAACGCTTTCCAGTCATCGGTACAGAACCAATCGATGTCGGCATTTTCCAACCGCCCATAGAGCGACCTTGCCGTCCCCGTGTCCCTTTTCCCCCACTGCCATGTCAATATCTGCTTACTGCCCGGGCCATAGGCATATAACAGCCAGCGTTTATTTTTCTTTCTGCCCACATATGTCCAAAACTCGTCTATCCGCACCTTCTGGTGGCGCCCCGACACATCGGGCGGGTCGGTGTCCTGGAACATGCCCGACAAGCAGTTCGACACACATTGCTTGCTGATATGCAATATCTCGGCACAGTCCCTGATACCGTTGCACCTGCCCAACATCCTTGTTGCCAACCGTTTGACAAGGGGGCTTGCGCCCCAATAAAGGTATCCATGCTGGAAGTGCTTGCCACAGCCCCTGCACATGAACCGTTGGATACCTGCACGGGATTTGCCATTTTTTACTACATTGGCCCTATGGTAATGGGGACAATGGACTTTTGTTGTAATTTCGCACATTCAACAATTTTCCATACTTCCATTGCCTTTTGCAACCCATCAGATCTTCTAGGACACTACCCTTTTATTTAAATAAAGACCATCCACCCATCATTTATATTTTATTGACCACTACTGTCTTCTTGTACTTTTTTATAGAAAAAACACCTTTTATAAAAACTATAATTGAATCAGGTGGTAGATTTGAAGTCCTAAAAAATCATACTACCAGCAAAGACAAACTAACTATCTGATGAGTGAAGTCAAAAATGCAGAATGGTTTGCCAAGTGGTTCAACTCTCCCTATTATCATATTTTATATAGGCACAGGGATATCGGCGAGGCAAAATTATTCATTGATAATTTATCTTCTTATTTAGAAATACAGCCAAACAGTAGGGTACTGGACATAGCCTGTGGAAAAGGTCGTCATTCGCTTTACCTTAATGAAAAAGGGTTTAGGGTAGATGGGATCGACCTTTCGGAGGAAAATATCCGATTTGCCCAGCAATTTGAAAACGAACATTTGCACTTTGCTCAACACGACATGCGAATGCCCTACAAGTACAATGTGTTCGATTTTTCTCTCAACCTTTTCACCAGCTTCGGATATTTTTCTTCCAAACTGGAAGACCTGGCCGTGCTGAGTGCTGCCCGTTTCGGTCTCAAAGAAGAGGGAAAGCTCGTTATTGACTTTTTTAACACGAGCAAGGTGGTAGAAAGGCTTCGTCCTTCTGAAGAAGTCCATATAGATGGGATTGATTTTCAAATCACACGGGAACATTCCGATGGTTTTATTTGGAAAAACATCACCATCAACGACCACAAAAAGGAAAAAGAGTTTTTTTTCCAAGAAAGGGTACGGGCCTTCAGCCAAGAAGATTTTATGGGCTATTTCGAACTTACCGAGCTAGAATGTATAGACATCTTGGGCAACTACAAGCTAAACAGCTACGATGAAGGGAAATCGAACCGGATGATTTTTATACTGAAGCCTCGTTAGAGCTTTTTAAGTTGAAAAATCATGATTGTTTGGGTCTGAAAGGCTTGATTATTTCTTCGTTGCACACCAAATAAGGCCCTTCAATGAGGTCGATGCAATAAGGGACAGCAGGAAAAACCGCATCCAAACATTGACGGATAGCTTTGGGCTTACCGGGCAAATTGATAATAAGCGTATTGTTTCTGATCCCAGCCGTTTGCCTCGAAAGAATAGCTGTAGGTACGTATTGCAAGCTTACTTGGCGCATTAGCTCTCCAAAGCCTGGCATCATTTTTTGGCAAACAGCCTCAGTCGCTTCTGGGGTCACATCACGCTTTGCAGGCCCTGTTCCTCCTGAAGTAATAATGAGGCAGCAACCTTTTTCATCCGCCATTTCTATCATCGCTTGAGAAAGTTGGTCTGCTTCATCGGGAATCACTTTATATTCTTTTTCCCACTCGGAAACCAAATATTCATTAAGTGTTTCAACGATCGCCTTTCCCGGAATATCTTCATAAATCCCTTTGCTAGCCCTGTCAGACACGTTTATAATTCCTATTCTTATCTTCTTTTTCATTGTTATGTTCATTGAAAAAATCTTTGCCCAGCTTGTAACTTAAATACTCGCCGCTATTATAAGGTCGAGATTCTTGTAAGGCAACCCAAACTTATCAGCCATGTACTTGCTAGTTGTTCCGCCTTTGTAGGTATAAACCCCTTTGGCAAACCATTTATGGTTAAAAATCATCTCGTCTACTCCGTCAAGCTTGCCAAGTTGGAGCAAAAGTGGAGTGAAAATATTACTGACCGCCGCCGTAGCCGTTCTTGCCACCCGCGAGGCAATATTAGGAACACAATAATGAATCACCCCATGCTTACGGAAAATCGGTTTCATGTGGTTGGTCACATCCGAAGTTTCAAAACACCCTCCTTGGTCAATGCTCACATCAATAATCACCGAATCTTTTTTCATATCAGCTACAGTTTCCTCGCTCACTATTTGCGGAGTACGGCCTCTTTCTGGGCGAATGGCACCAATTGCCACATCAGCCCGAATTAATGCTTCATGCAACGATCCTGTATCTATGGTAGATGTGTAAATATTATTATGCCCTACTTGTTCCTTTAATCTTCGAAGCTTATAGATATGATTATCGAAAATCTTCACCTCTGCCCCAAGTCCCATCGCCGTTCTCGCCGCATATTCCGCTACCGTTCCAGCTCCTATAATCACTACTTTGGTGGGTGCTACACCCGTAATTCCGCCCAAAATAATCCCTTTCCCATCGTTAGCGCAGCTCAGGTATTCAGCGGCTATTAACATTACCGTACTGCCTGCTATCTCGCTCATAGCCCTTACCAAGGGCAAACCACCAACTTTATCTTCAATTAGCTCGAAGGCTAGGGAAGTAATATCTTTTTTATTGAGCGCTTTAAAATATTCATCGCTGATAACGCCTAGCTGAAGTGCAGAAATAACCGTTTTCCCCTTCTTCATATACCCTATTTCTTCTAGAGTGGGCGGAGCAATTTTTAGCACCAGATCGCTTTCAAATGCCTCTTTTGCCGAAGTGACTATTTTTGCTCCCGCCTCGCTGAACTCTGGGTCGGTATACTTGGAAGCCAAACCTGCCCCAGACTCTACCACCACCTCAAAGCCATTGTTCACCAACACAGATACTGCTTCGGGGCGTAGCGCTATCCGTTTCTCCAACCTCGAAAGCTCTTTGGGAATACCGATCTTTTGGGCATTTTTATTTTTGTTCGGTGTTTTCAGCAAGACCTCCTGTGGGTGGTATTGGTAATATTCGGCTGCAATATTGCTAAAGTCAACTTTTTTCTTGCTCATCGTATTGTTGCTTTAAGTGCCCTGCTTGTGTTAGATGTCGTAGTTAAAGAAATTTCCAAATGGTCTTCGGGAATTAGGCCTTCAATTTTTGATGGCCACTCGATGAGGCAAAGCTCACCTGAATCAAAATATTCCTCCACACCTATGTCGAGTGCCTCTTCGGGAGATTTCAACCTGTAAAAATCAAAATGATAACAGACTTGCCCCTCAAGTGTTTCGTATTCATTTACTATAGAAAATGTAGGGCTGCTCACCAGATCTACCACACCGAACTCTTGGCAAATACTTTTGGTCAAAGTAGTTTTCCCTGCCCCCATTTCTCCATCAAAAATCCAGATATTCCGTTCTTTTCCAAAATCGAGTAAGCGCCGTGCCACTCCTTGTATTTCTTCTAAAGAAAACTGATCTATACTCAGAATTTCTTCTTTTCCCATTTAGTTCAATTGATTACACCTTAGTTTTTCCCTCAAAAAGTAAAATCAAACACAGCTTTTCCTTATTCAGTAGCAAAAAACAAGTTCAAGCAATTTTCTATAAGCGAATTTCAAAAAAAAACTTTATTTTTAATAAATTTAAATAAATACAGATCGTTTTCTAAACTTTGGAAACAAAAGATAAGCGAGATTTTACGGTCAACGCTAATAAAAAAAGAGAAAAAGCTAGCTTGGCGACGTGCCCAATAAAAGCTTTTAGCCCACAAAAGTCGTAATATTCTTTTGTTGATGTATTAAACTTACAGTTATTAAGCTTTTTTGGATACAATACATTCAAACAAATTACTATTTTTGAAAGCTTTTTGGATCACAATACACTGATCCGACCATTAATTGGACGCCTAATTCAAAAGCATTTATGCTTTCTACAACTAAAACCGAGGGCTCTATACATCCTCTTCCGAGGAAACAGAGTCTGTTAAGGAACTAGGCAGGCGTCTTTCCATTAAAACTTCATTGGAGGAATAGGAGCACGTAGGGCTTGAAAAAGTATTGATCCTCTTGGTTGATCGTGCTTAATAATTTAGGCACAAGAGTTTTTTAGCCCTAAATTTAGAATGGAAAGCACACATTATTTTTTTATGAGAAGTTACTTATTACATAATATTTAAGATGCTAGTAACAGGAAATGTTGGAAGCTTAAAAGACAAGCTTAAAGAGGTATTTGGTTATGATAACTTTAGGGGAAACCAAGAAGAGATCATCCAAAATGTATTAGATGGGAATAATACATTCGTGATAATGCCTACAGGGGCGGGAAAATCTTTGTGTTATCAGTTACCGGCACTGATGCTGGAAGGAACGGCTGTGGTCATCTCCCCACTTATCGCCCTAATGAAAAATCAAGTGGATCAGCTGAATGCTTTGGGCATTACGGCGTATTTCCTCAACTCGTCACTTTCCAAGTCGGAATCGAACAAAGTTAAAAGAGAGCTGCTAGAAGGAAACGTAAAGCTCCTTTACGTAGCACCAGAGTCTCTTACCAAAGAGGCTACAATAGAGTTGCTCAAAAAAACCAAGCTTTCGTTCGTAGCAATTGATGAAGCACACTGTATCTCTGAATGGGGGCACGATTTCCGTCCTGAGTACAGAAGGATAAAATCCATCATTGAAGATATCCAAAATCTTCCTCTGATAGCCCTCACCGCTACTGCTACCCCGAAGGTAAGAGCCGATATACAGAAAAACCTCAAGATAGAAGTTGCAAAAGTTTTCCTTTCGTCCTTCCATAGAAAAAATCTTTTTTATGAGGTAATGCCCAAGGTTCAAGGAAGAAAACAGCTCATAAAATTTGTGCAGCAGTTTAAAGGGAAATGTGGGATTGTTTACTGTTTGAGTAGGAAAAAGGTAGAACAAATTGCCGAGTTGCTCAAGGTAAACGGAGTGAATGCCCTGCCCTACCATGCGGGTATGGATTCTGCCATTCGGATGAAAAACCAAGATGCTTTCCTCAATGAAGATGTAGAGGTAATCGTAGCTACCATCGCTTTTGGGATGGGAATCGACAAACCCGACGTGAGGTTTGTAGTTCACTACGATGCTCCAAAATCTATAGAAGGCTATTACCAAGAAACTGGCAGAGCTGGGAGAGATGGCATAGAAAGCCACTGCCTCATGTTCTACAGCGAAAAGGACATTAGCAAACTAGAAAAATTCAATAAAGATAAAACCGTAACCGAGCGAGAAAATTCCCTGCACTTGCTCAGAGAAGTTACCCATTATTCAAAGTCTGCGGTATGTAGGCAACGACAATTACTTTATTACTTTGGAGAATATTTGGAAGAGGACTGCGGCTACTGCGACAACTGCAAGCGTGAAAGAGACTCTTTTGCTGGGCAAGAATTAGTAACCACGGCCATGCAAACCGTGAAGCTGACTGAAGAGCGCTTCGACATGAATCATTTGGTGGATGTAGTAAGAGGAGTTGAAAATCAATATGTAAAAAGCTACGGGCATGATAAGCTTCCTGTGTTCGGAAAAGGTAAAAATGAGACCGAAGAATATTGGATGTCTATTTTCCGACAGGTGATGCTCATGAATATGCTGGTGAAAGATATCGACGATATCACCATCATGAAGATCACCGAAAAGGGAAAAAAATTTCTAGAAAACCCTCATTCGGTCTTGCTCTACAAGCTTCACGATTTTGAAGCAGATATAACCGACGACGAAGACGAAATATCAAGCGCAGCACAACACCAAGCTTCAGATCCTGTGCTTTTTGATATGCTAAAAGCACTTCGTAAAGAAATAGCAAAAAGAAAAAACTTGCCTCCTTATGTAATCTTCCAAGACCCTTCTCTGGAAGAGATGGCAACCATGTACCCTTGCAGCGAAAATGACCTTGCGCAAATAAATGGCGTGGGGCAAGGCAAGGTAAGGAAGTTTGGAAAAGAGTTTATCGCCCTCATCTCAAAGTATGTTGCCGATAACGACATTGAAACGGCATCAGATGTTGTGGTAAAATCAACGGTGAACAAATCAAAGACTAAGATTTTCATCATCACCCAAATTGACAGAATGATCGATTTGGATGAAATAGCAGAGAGCAAAGGAACTGACCTTAGTGAATTACTAGATGAAATTGAACATATTTGTTACTCAGGCACAAAGCTCAACCTCGATTATTACATAGACCAAATGATGGATGAGGATAGACAAGATGAAGTTTTCCAATATTTTATGGAAGCGGAATCTGATAGCATACAAGAAGCGCTAGACGAACTTGGGGATGAGGATTACTCGGAAGAAGAATTACGCCTGATGCGAATTAAATTCTTGTCTGAAATGTCGATGTAGGGTAAAAACAAATTTGTTTGAATACAAATGCAGTGCTGTATAGTTATGACAGCACTGCATTTTTTTTGATATTTGCCCTTTCAAACATCCTTTTCTGCATTGGGTGGAATTATTTTTTTGATCAAACATTAAGCGAAAAAGCAATGAACGTATTGATAGTTGGCTCCGGAGGAAGAGAACACGCATTTGCATGGAAACTAAAGCAAAGCCCAAAAATTGGAAAACTTTATGTGGCACCTGGTAATGCAGGCACTTCAGAAATAGCCGAAAACGTAGCAATTGGTGTTTCCGATTTTGATAAACTAGCTTCATTTTCTATCGAAAACAAGGTAGATATGATAGTAGTAGGGCCAGAAGTCCCTTTGGTAGAAGGCATTTACGATTACTTCAAAGCCAAACCAGAGCTTCAACACATCAACGTAATAGGGCCGTCGAAAGCTGGTGCAATGCTAGAAGGCAGCAAGGATGTGGCCAAGAAGTTCATGCAAA
It encodes:
- a CDS encoding TetR/AcrR family transcriptional regulator; amino-acid sequence: MEESPKKKIRNKEHSKQLLIDAVGTIIIRDGFQKIGINAISKEAGVDKVLIYRYFGNLDGLLKAFAKQKDYWLNVEERLDIQKLEGTPQDLKNVATQLHIDFFRTIWENKEYQELLRWGLVDKNNLTEALALEHAEVAKKILSYFAKVSEKAGIDVYAIGAITISSINYLALHSKTNDTFGSIHLNTEEGKKRIEKGIIDLMELVFDKIESVNKEK
- a CDS encoding T9SS type A sorting domain-containing protein gives rise to the protein MTTRKKIFGYRMKAVGMTTLMLIALFFNSFAGEALVKAAKKSVDTEQVAQAIDTSAKLDFKMYPNPSRGEHINLDIEGIKSAAVEITLYNTIGKVIFHTTLEPVGLPQQTLSISPNNRLTPGLYFLSVSSKNEKLAKKLVVQE
- a CDS encoding IS1 family transposase codes for the protein MCEITTKVHCPHYHRANVVKNGKSRAGIQRFMCRGCGKHFQHGYLYWGASPLVKRLATRMLGRCNGIRDCAEILHISKQCVSNCLSGMFQDTDPPDVSGRHQKVRIDEFWTYVGRKKNKRWLLYAYGPGSKQILTWQWGKRDTGTARSLYGRLENADIDWFCTDDWKAFAKVLPYTKHLIGKSFTKDIEGVNTSLGARNKRTVRRTTCFSKKNMFHEMAMKMVILNRNHTHQIL
- a CDS encoding class I SAM-dependent methyltransferase — translated: MSEVKNAEWFAKWFNSPYYHILYRHRDIGEAKLFIDNLSSYLEIQPNSRVLDIACGKGRHSLYLNEKGFRVDGIDLSEENIRFAQQFENEHLHFAQHDMRMPYKYNVFDFSLNLFTSFGYFSSKLEDLAVLSAARFGLKEEGKLVIDFFNTSKVVERLRPSEEVHIDGIDFQITREHSDGFIWKNITINDHKKEKEFFFQERVRAFSQEDFMGYFELTELECIDILGNYKLNSYDEGKSNRMIFILKPR
- the mog gene encoding molybdopterin adenylyltransferase translates to MKKKIRIGIINVSDRASKGIYEDIPGKAIVETLNEYLVSEWEKEYKVIPDEADQLSQAMIEMADEKGCCLIITSGGTGPAKRDVTPEATEAVCQKMMPGFGELMRQVSLQYVPTAILSRQTAGIRNNTLIINLPGKPKAIRQCLDAVFPAVPYCIDLIEGPYLVCNEEIIKPFRPKQS
- a CDS encoding alanine dehydrogenase; translated protein: MSKKKVDFSNIAAEYYQYHPQEVLLKTPNKNKNAQKIGIPKELSRLEKRIALRPEAVSVLVNNGFEVVVESGAGLASKYTDPEFSEAGAKIVTSAKEAFESDLVLKIAPPTLEEIGYMKKGKTVISALQLGVISDEYFKALNKKDITSLAFELIEDKVGGLPLVRAMSEIAGSTVMLIAAEYLSCANDGKGIILGGITGVAPTKVVIIGAGTVAEYAARTAMGLGAEVKIFDNHIYKLRRLKEQVGHNNIYTSTIDTGSLHEALIRADVAIGAIRPERGRTPQIVSEETVADMKKDSVIIDVSIDQGGCFETSDVTNHMKPIFRKHGVIHYCVPNIASRVARTATAAVSNIFTPLLLQLGKLDGVDEMIFNHKWFAKGVYTYKGGTTSKYMADKFGLPYKNLDLIIAASI
- the tsaE gene encoding tRNA (adenosine(37)-N6)-threonylcarbamoyltransferase complex ATPase subunit type 1 TsaE gives rise to the protein MGKEEILSIDQFSLEEIQGVARRLLDFGKERNIWIFDGEMGAGKTTLTKSICQEFGVVDLVSSPTFSIVNEYETLEGQVCYHFDFYRLKSPEEALDIGVEEYFDSGELCLIEWPSKIEGLIPEDHLEISLTTTSNTSRALKATIR
- the recQ gene encoding DNA helicase RecQ gives rise to the protein MLVTGNVGSLKDKLKEVFGYDNFRGNQEEIIQNVLDGNNTFVIMPTGAGKSLCYQLPALMLEGTAVVISPLIALMKNQVDQLNALGITAYFLNSSLSKSESNKVKRELLEGNVKLLYVAPESLTKEATIELLKKTKLSFVAIDEAHCISEWGHDFRPEYRRIKSIIEDIQNLPLIALTATATPKVRADIQKNLKIEVAKVFLSSFHRKNLFYEVMPKVQGRKQLIKFVQQFKGKCGIVYCLSRKKVEQIAELLKVNGVNALPYHAGMDSAIRMKNQDAFLNEDVEVIVATIAFGMGIDKPDVRFVVHYDAPKSIEGYYQETGRAGRDGIESHCLMFYSEKDISKLEKFNKDKTVTERENSLHLLREVTHYSKSAVCRQRQLLYYFGEYLEEDCGYCDNCKRERDSFAGQELVTTAMQTVKLTEERFDMNHLVDVVRGVENQYVKSYGHDKLPVFGKGKNETEEYWMSIFRQVMLMNMLVKDIDDITIMKITEKGKKFLENPHSVLLYKLHDFEADITDDEDEISSAAQHQASDPVLFDMLKALRKEIAKRKNLPPYVIFQDPSLEEMATMYPCSENDLAQINGVGQGKVRKFGKEFIALISKYVADNDIETASDVVVKSTVNKSKTKIFIITQIDRMIDLDEIAESKGTDLSELLDEIEHICYSGTKLNLDYYIDQMMDEDRQDEVFQYFMEAESDSIQEALDELGDEDYSEEELRLMRIKFLSEMSM